The DNA window AACAATATTGTACTCTTGAGTTCCAAAATGAAATGAACGATCACGCCCTTTAGTAAATCCATTTGCTTTGCCTTGCCATTGGCTAAATAATCGATGCAATGGAATGTTTCTTGAAGTAAATACGCCTAAATTCCTGTGCATTGGCAAAATGTATTCTTCATTGTCTAAAGCCATTGTAACACCAACAGAAATTGCTTCTTGTCCAATACCTGAAAACCATTTAGAAATTTTACCTTGACGCAACAAAATAAGCATTTTCTCTTCTATTAACCTAGGCTTAAGCATGTTCTTGTAAAGCTTTAATAGCGTTCGGTCATCTACATTTTTTTTGTCAAAAGTAATTGTACTCCTTGTGGAAGTCAGCATAGTAATTCGAATTGTATTTATAAATCAAATGTAATTAAAAATTGATTGAAATGTCTTTAAACCGTATTTTTTTTAAGCACATAAAACCTATATGAATTTACCGATGTTTTCATTATTTTTGCAGTAAAGCAAGTAATACTTAAATTTTAATCATGGAAAGAATACCTAGTGTTAATCTTGAAGATTTTATTTCAGGAGACCAAAATAGAAAACAAAAATTTATTGATGAAATAGGAAAAGCATACGAGGAGATAGGTTTTGTAGCTTTAAAAGGTCATTTTTTAAATGATGCTTTATTGGACAGTTTATATACTGAGGTAAAAAATTTTTTCACCTTACCAATTGATGCGAAACGCAAATATGAAATTGAAGGTATTGGTGGTCAGCGTGGTTATGTCTCTTTCGGAAAAGAAAGTGCTAAAGGGAAAAAAGAAGGTGATTTAAAAGAATTTTGGCATTTCGGACAATATGTTGATGATGATCCAGAACGCGCGAAAGAATATCCTGAAAATGTTGATGTAAAAGAATTACCTGAATTCAATAGCGTTGGTAAAGAAACCTATGCCATGCTTGAAAAAACAGCAAAGTATGTTTTAAGAGCTTTAGCTTTGTATTTGGATTTAGAAGAGACATATTTTGATGATTATATTCATAATGGGAATTCAATTTTAAGACCAATTCACTATCCTCCAATTAATTCAGAACCTAAAAATGCAGTTCGTGCTGCTGCTCATGGTGATATTAATTTAATTACTTTATTAATGGGTGCTCAAGGACGTGGATTACAAGTTCAAAATCATAAACAAGAATGGATTGATGCAATTGCAGAACCAGACGAATTAATGATTAATGTAGGTGATATGTTATCAAGACATACAAATAACAAATTGAAATCGACAATACATCGCGTTGTGAATCCTCCAAGAGAACTTTGGGGAACATCTCGTTATTCTATTCCATTTTTTATGCATCCAATTAGCGAAATGAAATTAGATGTTTTAGAGAGTTGTATTGATGATGAAAACCCAAAACAGTTTGATGATATAACTGCTGGAGAGTTTTTAAATGAACGTCTAATTGAGCTAGGCCTTAAAAAATAATAATTTTGTCACATCGAGAGCAGTCGAGTTGTTCTAAAATAGTTCTCGACTAGAATTGAACTGATTTGAGTAACTAAATTATGGATTTACAAGATCAATTAAAAAACCTATTCCCAGATCACGTTTCAAAGGAAGATCCTAAAGAAAAGGATGTGCAAAAACAAGACATTTGGTTGCAAGACGATCCTATTATTTGCAAATATGAAAAACGAAAAGGAAAACCAATTACCATTTTAGAAGGGTATACAGGAGCAGATAAAGATTTTAAATTGCTTGCCAAAGAGCTTAAACAAAAGTTAAGTGTTGGTGGTAGTTTTAAAGATAATAAAATCATCATTCAAGGTGATTATAGAGATAAAATTATGCAGATGCTAAAGGAAAAAGGATTTGCAGTTAAACGTGTAGGAGGATAATTATGAATAAAGCACTTCATATTACAAATGGGAACTCTTTAACTAATGTTCTTAAAGAATTAGAAATTAAAGGTGATATCTTGACTTGGCAAGAAATGCTTTGCGAAGGGCCAACTATTGCGCATATTGATTCAGACGAGTTTATAGAAGTGCGACAACAATTTTTAAGTGATTTTTATAATATTGAAATTAATGAAAAGGAACTTAAAAAGGAAATAAACAAATTAAATGCTATTGAAGATTATACCGAAATCATATTATGGTTTGAATTTGATTTATTTTGTCATATAAATCTTCTTGGAGTATTGAGTTTATTACATCAAAAAGAGATTAACCTTCCACTCTATTTAGTTTGTAGTGGACGAATAGAAGGTGATAAAAACCTTAAAGGTTTATCTGAACTTTCTACAGAACAACTCTATAAACATTATGATGAGCGTATTCAATTAACAGAAAAAGATAAAGACCTTGCCATTACGTTATGGAGAACTTATTGTGGTAAAGATCATAATTTGTTCAAACCGTATATTGTTCAAGAATCCTCATTTAAATATCTTAGTAATTGTTTAAAAGCACATTTAAGACGCTTTCCAGATTCTAGAAGCGGATTAAATATTTTGGAAAAGAACATATTAGAAATCGTTAGAGATAACGACATAAAATCTAAGCATCATTTATTAGGTTACATCATGAATTATCAAGGGTTTTATGGTTATGGAGATTTACAATTGGATCGTATGATACATCAATTATCTCTGTTTTTTGATATTAATGAAACTCAATTAAAACTCAATAGAAAAGGTCATGAAGCCTTAGTTAAAATTCATAATTTCTCAGTAGAGATTAATAACAATATGACCTATGGAGGATTGAATCGATTAGATTTTCAATTCAATAAAGAAGAAAATAAACTTGTAAAAACAAATATTAATGTCCATTAAAAATTCTGAATTAATACTAAATCCCGATGGCAGTGTTTATCATTTAAATCTTAAACCTGAAAACATTTCTGACACTATTATTTTTGTTGGAGATCAAGATCGTGTTGAAAAAATCACGAAGCATTTTGATCGTATTGAGTTTAGTACTCAAAAAAGGGAGTTTAAAACACAAACTGGATATTATCAAGAGAAACGAATTACGGTAATTTCAACAGGTATAGGACCAGATAATATTGATATTGTATTGAATGAATTGGATGCATTGGTCAATATTAACCTACAAACTAGACAGCCAAAAACTGACTTGACGAGTTTGAAAATTGTTAGAATTGGTACTTCGGGTTCATTACAAGCTGATATTCCTGTAGATGCATTTGTAATCAGTACTCATGGATTGGATATAAACGGAATGTTGCATTTTTATCAAATAGATGACATTTGTAATCCAGAAGTAGAAGATGCTTTTATTGCACATACCAATTGGGATAAAAATAAAGCAAGACCAATTGTTATTAATAATAGTAAGTATTTAGAAAACCATTTTGATAGTGATCAAGTGTTTAAGGGTATGACAGGAACTGCAGGTGGATTTTATGGTCCACAAGGAAGAGTGCTAAGATTACCATTGAAAGATGCAACGCTCAATTCTAAATTAGATGTATTTTCATATAAAGATTTTAGGATAACAAATTTTGAAATGGAAACTTCTGTTATATATGGTTTGTCTAAATTATTAGGTCATGAAGCGCTTTCATTAAATGCTATTATTGCAAATCGACCAAATGGAGATTTCAGTAAAGACCCAAAACAGACTGTAGAAAATCTAATTAATTATGCATTAGAGCGCATTATAAATATATAATTAATTCAAATCTTCTTAACTTCATTCCTAGAACTAAAATATGAAACGAATAAATATTGGTGGAGTTCCTGAGCATTTTAATTTAGCTTGGTATTTAACGCTTAAAAACGGAGAGTATAAAAATGAAGGAATCAATCTAAGATGGAAAGATTACTTTGGAGGCACAGGAGCTATGAATAAGGGCTTACGTGAAGGCGAGATTGATATGGCAGTTATACTAACCGAAGGTATCATTAAAGATATTATAGATGGCAATCCTAGTAAAATAGTCCAAACGTTTGTGCAATCGCCATTAATTTGGGGAATTCATGTAGCACACAATTCTGATTTTGAATCGATTGAAGATTTAAAAGGAAAAAAAGCAGCAATTAGCAGATATGGTTCTGGCTCACATTTGATGGCATTTATAAATGCTGAAAGCAATAATTGGAACCTTGAAGAGGACCTTGATTTTGAGGTTATAAAAAATCTTGATGGCGCAGTTGAAGGCTTAACAAATGGTGTTGCAGATTATTTTATGTGGGAAAAATTCACAACAAAACCAATAGTTGATGAAGGCGTTTTTAGGCGTATAGCTAATTGCCCTACGCCATGGCCTTGTTTTGTAATAGCTGTGAATAATGAGTTTTTTGAAAATAATAAAGAAGACGTTAAAACTATTTTAAACATCATTAACAACACTACAAGTGAGTTTAAATCTATTCCAAGTATTGATGTTACAATTGCTAACAGATATGATCAAAGGTTAGAAGATGTACAAGAATGGTTGTCATTAACAGAGTGGTCACAAGATGTAATAGATGAAGCAACCATCATGACTGTTCAAGAAAAACTATTAGAGTTGGATATTATTCCAAAATCCATTGACTATTCTGATTTGATTCACGATTTAAAGTAAGTTTAATGGTAGGAGTTTTATTTATAAGGCTGTTATATTAGTGAAAATTAGTTCAAATGAAAATTAACAAAACTTTAATGTTTTGGCTCATAAGTTTCTATTATTCAAAAATTTAGTTACATTTGTTGTATCCTGAACCTACTAATAACTTAACAATACTTGAAGAATATGATAATGATTATTACTTTGATTCTATGTTTCTTAGTTACTATAAATTTCTTACTTCTTATATTCAGTTGTAATAAAACTGGAAAGAAAAGTACTAAGGAAAAACCTATTATACTTAATTCTGGTAAATCCTCAATTCCTAACAAACAAATTGCAAGAACTCATCTTGCACCAACAGGAAGTTAAACTATTAAATACTTTTTAATTTTACAGTCTTATTCCCAATTTATAGGTTCATATCCTTTTTCTGTTAAATACAAATTAGCTTTACTAAAATGCTTGTTGTTAAACCAATAGCCTCTATTCGCGCTTAAAGGTGAAGGATGTCCAGATGTTAAAATATGGTGTCTAAATCCATCAATAAATTTCGCTTTTTGTTTCGCAAATCCTCCCCAAAGCAAAAAGACAACTTCTTTTTTTTCTTTGCTAATTATCTTAATTATAGCATTTGTGAAATTTTCCCAGCCCTTTTTTTGATGGCTACCAGCTTGTTGAGCTCTAACCGTAAGCGTTGCATTTAATAATAAAACACCTTGTTTTGCCCAGCGTTCAAGATTACCAGATTCTGGATATTGCAAGCCTAAATCACGTTCAATTTCTTTAAAAACATTAACTAATGAAGGTGGATGTGAAACCGTGTCATTTACAGAAAAACAAAGCCCATTAGCTTGACCTTCACCATGATAAGGGTCTTGACCAATAATAACTATTTTTACATCATTAAAATGGCAATTATTTAAAGCTGAAAAAATCTGATTTTTTATTGGATAGCAGTTGTGAAGCAAATATTCAGTCTCAACAAAAGCTAAAAGATCTTTAAAGTAAGGTTTATCGAATTCGTCAATTAGTATGTTTTTCCAGCTTTCGTGTATGTTTACCTTCATTTTATCTAAAAAAATATACTATTATCTAAAATATGAATAATGTCATAAAATTGTATTGACAAATATACTATATTCGTTTGCGTAAAATCTGCAATCATGGAAAAAGCGATTATTGAAAGAGTACAAAATATTTTAAATAAGCCTTTACAGGACATCAAAACTATCGAGAAAATTTCTCATGATGCTTTTTTTAAAGACTATTTAAAAAAGAACACTCCAGTTAAAATCACTAAAATGATGGACCATTGGAAAGCAAGAGAGCTTTGGTCTTTAGATTACTTTGAAAAAATTGGTAAAGACAAAGAGACTTATATGTATAAAGGTAACATTAGACAGAATGATACCAATTGGCATTTTGGAGCTTTTCAGGATTATTTAAATGAAATCCGAAGTGAAAATACAGATACGTATTTGGGCAATATGCCAATTGCAGCAATGTTCCCTGAACTTTTAGAACATGTTGACTTTTCATTGATTTCAAAAAATACAGTTAGAAACTCAACATCGCTTTGGATTGGACCTCCAGGAACGTTAACGGGTTGGCATACAGATCGTCTTGCTAATAATATTTTGGCTTTAATTGAAGGGCGAAAATTAGTGTTTTTAGTAAATCCTAAAGATTCAAACGACATGTATCCTAGCGAAAAATATGAGCCAGGCTCACGTTTGAGTGATGTGAATATGGAAGATTTTAACGCCTCTAAACATGCCAAGTTTAAAGATGTAAATGTGCAATACACCATTATTAATCCTGGTGAAATGCTCTTTATTCCTCAGACTTGGTGGCATTGTGTTTATGGATTGGATGTTTCTATAAGCTCTAATAATTTTGCCTTTACTCCTATTGATAATTTTAAAATGAAAACTTCTGAACTTATTAAACGTAAGCTTCATAATATGGGATTATACAGTACTAAAAACTGTGTTTGTCATTATATCAATGATGAAGGAAAACGTGTTATTCGTTAATTTGATTTCGCCTAAATATTTCATTTTATTACTAAATCATTAATAGGTACCTTTGCAGCTTTATTAGTTTTCAGGGAAAATAATTAATGATTAATATTCACGATAAAACATTACAAGACATTGAATTCTACACGGTTTTACAACAAGTGTCAGAATTATGTATAACAGATTTAGGTAGAGTTGAAACTCTAAAAATCAAACCTTATTCTACCAAAGAAAATGTGTTTGAGTCTTTGCAGTTTACTCATGAATTTGTCTCTTCGTTTTATAATGATAACCGCATTCCAAATCACGGTTTTGAGCCTATAACAAAAGAACTCAAACTTTTAAAAATTGAAAACTCTTATTTAGAAACTAAAAGTTTCCAAAAAATTGCATCCATAACAATTAGAATTACAGATATTCTTAAGTTTTTGAAGACATTTGAAGAATATTATCCTTCGTTATTCAAGTCTACTTCTTCTATTGAAATTATACCTCATCTTGTTTCTGAAATTGATGCCATAATTGATCGTTTTGGAGATGTAAAAGATAATGCAACAGATGCATTGTATCAATTGCGGCAATCCATAAATATGGTGAGAGGAAAGATTAATCAAAGCTTTACTTCTGCATTAAATACCTATCATAATTTAGATTATTTAGATGATATTAGAGAATCTGTAGTTGAAAACAAACGTGTACTTGCTGTTAAAGCGATGTACAGACGAAAGGTTAAAGGTAGTATCATGGGAAGTAGTAAAACTGGAAGTATCGTTTACATTCAGCCAGAAACTACGTTTCAATATGCAAGAGAACTTAATAATCTTGAATTTGAAGAAGGTGAAGAAATCGATAAAATTTTACGTAATCTAACTGAATATATAAGACCTTATACTACTGCATTAGAAACCTATCAACTGTTTTTAGCGACATTAGATGTTATTTATGCTAAAGCAAAATATGCGCAATCTATAAATGGAATTCTTCCTGAAATAAATGACGATAAAGTTTATGAAGTTAAAGAAGCTTTTCATCCTTTACTCTATTTGTCTAACAAAAGTCAAGGGAAGAAAACCTATTCTCAATCGATAGTACTTCATCCAGAAAATAGAATCATTGTCATTTCTGGCCCTAATGCTGGTGGAAAAAGTATCACACTTAAAACCATCGGATTATTGCAAGTAATGATTCAATGTGGATTATTAATTCCTGTTCACGAAAAAAGTACCATCTGTCTGTTTGATAGAATTATAAGTGATATTGGTGATAATCAATCTATCGAAAATCATTTAAGCACTTACAGTTACCGATTAAAACAAATGAATTATTTTCTTAAGAAATGTAATAAAAACACATTATTCTTGATTGATGAATTTGGAACAGGTAGTGATCCTGAACTTGGAGGTGCTTTGGCTGAAACGTTTCTTGAAGAGTTTTATCATCGTAATGCCTACGGAATTATAACAACCCACTACTCTAATTTAAAAGTATTAGCAAACGAATTGCCTTTCATGCAAAATGCTAATATGATGTTTGATGAAAAAACATTAGAACCAATGTTTAAATTGGCTTTGGGTCAAGCTGGAAGTTCTTTTACATTTGAAGTTGCTCAAAAAAATGGCATTCCTTATAGTTTAATTAATCGTGCTAAAAAGAAAATTGAGCGTGGTAAAGTTAGATTTGATGCTACTATTGCTAAACTTCAAAAAGAACGAAGTAAGCTTGAAAAAACAGAACGTTCATTAAAAGAAAATGAAAAGAAAAAACAATCAGAAGCAGATAAACTTGAAGAGGTTAATGCTAAAGTTCAGAAGAAATTAGAGAATTTTCAAGAACTATATGATTCTAATCAGCGATTGATTTATTTAGGACAAAAAGTTAATGATATTTCAGAAAAATACTTTGAAGACAAAAAGAAGCGTGAATTAATGGCTGAATTGTTTAGATTGGTTCAAATAGAAAACTCTAAGCGAAAGAAAGTAACTGTGAAACAAAAACGTGCTGAAAAACATAAAGAAAAGCAGGTAAAACAAGAAGCAGAGAAGAAAGTAGACATTATTCGTAAAAAGAAAAAAGCAGCCAAGAAAAAAGAGATTAAAATTGAAAAACCAAAACCAATTTTAAAACTTGGAGATCGTGTGCGTATGTTTGATGGTAAAGCGATTGGAACTATTGATTCTTTAGAAAAAGGAAAAGCCATAGTGAACTATGGCATTTTCACGACTAACGTTAATATGGATTTACTTGAATTAGTTGAAACTAATAAGTAAATAAATACCTTCAAATTTAATTACAAGAGATCGTTGAAACAGTTCCATGATCATTTGAATCACCACCAGAAAATCTATAGCATTTTTCGGAGGTAACATGGTTTAAATCTATATCTCTAATCTGCTCGAAATCTCCAAACCAACCAATCTGACTTTCAAATATAATTTCAACATCATAAGCTCCATTTGGAGGCGATGTAGTATGTTGAGACCCTTGATTTAATTCATACTT is part of the Psychroserpens ponticola genome and encodes:
- a CDS encoding endonuclease MutS2; translation: MINIHDKTLQDIEFYTVLQQVSELCITDLGRVETLKIKPYSTKENVFESLQFTHEFVSSFYNDNRIPNHGFEPITKELKLLKIENSYLETKSFQKIASITIRITDILKFLKTFEEYYPSLFKSTSSIEIIPHLVSEIDAIIDRFGDVKDNATDALYQLRQSINMVRGKINQSFTSALNTYHNLDYLDDIRESVVENKRVLAVKAMYRRKVKGSIMGSSKTGSIVYIQPETTFQYARELNNLEFEEGEEIDKILRNLTEYIRPYTTALETYQLFLATLDVIYAKAKYAQSINGILPEINDDKVYEVKEAFHPLLYLSNKSQGKKTYSQSIVLHPENRIIVISGPNAGGKSITLKTIGLLQVMIQCGLLIPVHEKSTICLFDRIISDIGDNQSIENHLSTYSYRLKQMNYFLKKCNKNTLFLIDEFGTGSDPELGGALAETFLEEFYHRNAYGIITTHYSNLKVLANELPFMQNANMMFDEKTLEPMFKLALGQAGSSFTFEVAQKNGIPYSLINRAKKKIERGKVRFDATIAKLQKERSKLEKTERSLKENEKKKQSEADKLEEVNAKVQKKLENFQELYDSNQRLIYLGQKVNDISEKYFEDKKKRELMAELFRLVQIENSKRKKVTVKQKRAEKHKEKQVKQEAEKKVDIIRKKKKAAKKKEIKIEKPKPILKLGDRVRMFDGKAIGTIDSLEKGKAIVNYGIFTTNVNMDLLELVETNK
- a CDS encoding isopenicillin N synthase family dioxygenase, encoding MERIPSVNLEDFISGDQNRKQKFIDEIGKAYEEIGFVALKGHFLNDALLDSLYTEVKNFFTLPIDAKRKYEIEGIGGQRGYVSFGKESAKGKKEGDLKEFWHFGQYVDDDPERAKEYPENVDVKELPEFNSVGKETYAMLEKTAKYVLRALALYLDLEETYFDDYIHNGNSILRPIHYPPINSEPKNAVRAAAHGDINLITLLMGAQGRGLQVQNHKQEWIDAIAEPDELMINVGDMLSRHTNNKLKSTIHRVVNPPRELWGTSRYSIPFFMHPISEMKLDVLESCIDDENPKQFDDITAGEFLNERLIELGLKK
- a CDS encoding translation initiation factor, whose amino-acid sequence is MDLQDQLKNLFPDHVSKEDPKEKDVQKQDIWLQDDPIICKYEKRKGKPITILEGYTGADKDFKLLAKELKQKLSVGGSFKDNKIIIQGDYRDKIMQMLKEKGFAVKRVGG
- a CDS encoding DUF1835 domain-containing protein, with amino-acid sequence MNKALHITNGNSLTNVLKELEIKGDILTWQEMLCEGPTIAHIDSDEFIEVRQQFLSDFYNIEINEKELKKEINKLNAIEDYTEIILWFEFDLFCHINLLGVLSLLHQKEINLPLYLVCSGRIEGDKNLKGLSELSTEQLYKHYDERIQLTEKDKDLAITLWRTYCGKDHNLFKPYIVQESSFKYLSNCLKAHLRRFPDSRSGLNILEKNILEIVRDNDIKSKHHLLGYIMNYQGFYGYGDLQLDRMIHQLSLFFDINETQLKLNRKGHEALVKIHNFSVEINNNMTYGGLNRLDFQFNKEENKLVKTNINVH
- a CDS encoding cupin-like domain-containing protein — translated: MEKAIIERVQNILNKPLQDIKTIEKISHDAFFKDYLKKNTPVKITKMMDHWKARELWSLDYFEKIGKDKETYMYKGNIRQNDTNWHFGAFQDYLNEIRSENTDTYLGNMPIAAMFPELLEHVDFSLISKNTVRNSTSLWIGPPGTLTGWHTDRLANNILALIEGRKLVFLVNPKDSNDMYPSEKYEPGSRLSDVNMEDFNASKHAKFKDVNVQYTIINPGEMLFIPQTWWHCVYGLDVSISSNNFAFTPIDNFKMKTSELIKRKLHNMGLYSTKNCVCHYINDEGKRVIR
- a CDS encoding uracil-DNA glycosylase; protein product: MKVNIHESWKNILIDEFDKPYFKDLLAFVETEYLLHNCYPIKNQIFSALNNCHFNDVKIVIIGQDPYHGEGQANGLCFSVNDTVSHPPSLVNVFKEIERDLGLQYPESGNLERWAKQGVLLLNATLTVRAQQAGSHQKKGWENFTNAIIKIISKEKKEVVFLLWGGFAKQKAKFIDGFRHHILTSGHPSPLSANRGYWFNNKHFSKANLYLTEKGYEPINWE
- a CDS encoding nucleoside phosphorylase, with protein sequence MSIKNSELILNPDGSVYHLNLKPENISDTIIFVGDQDRVEKITKHFDRIEFSTQKREFKTQTGYYQEKRITVISTGIGPDNIDIVLNELDALVNINLQTRQPKTDLTSLKIVRIGTSGSLQADIPVDAFVISTHGLDINGMLHFYQIDDICNPEVEDAFIAHTNWDKNKARPIVINNSKYLENHFDSDQVFKGMTGTAGGFYGPQGRVLRLPLKDATLNSKLDVFSYKDFRITNFEMETSVIYGLSKLLGHEALSLNAIIANRPNGDFSKDPKQTVENLINYALERIINI
- a CDS encoding substrate-binding domain-containing protein gives rise to the protein MKRINIGGVPEHFNLAWYLTLKNGEYKNEGINLRWKDYFGGTGAMNKGLREGEIDMAVILTEGIIKDIIDGNPSKIVQTFVQSPLIWGIHVAHNSDFESIEDLKGKKAAISRYGSGSHLMAFINAESNNWNLEEDLDFEVIKNLDGAVEGLTNGVADYFMWEKFTTKPIVDEGVFRRIANCPTPWPCFVIAVNNEFFENNKEDVKTILNIINNTTSEFKSIPSIDVTIANRYDQRLEDVQEWLSLTEWSQDVIDEATIMTVQEKLLELDIIPKSIDYSDLIHDLK